TTTCGCGGCAGGCAGGCCGGAAAGGGCTTCCAGCAGTTTTTTATTGTTTTCCTCGTAAGAACAGCCGGGGCCCGCGTAGCGCGCGGAAAAAACCCCCGGCGCGCCGCCAAGAGCGTCCACCTCAAGCCCCGTATCGTCGGCCAGCGCCGGCAGGCCGGTAAACCCCGCCGCGGAGCGAGCCTTCTTTAAGGCATTTTCTTCAAGCGTGGATCCGTCCTCATCGACTTCCGGCGCACCCGCGAAATCCGCCAGAGTTTTAAATTCAAAATCGGACTTGCCGAATATCTGCAGGATCTCGCCTGATTTATTGGGATTGCGGGTAGCCAGAACTATTTTCATAATTTATCATTACTATCCTGGCAGACAGAATTCAGATTTTAGAGTTTAGATTCTAAGTTTTAGATTCCAGCTCCCCAATTCCGACTCCTGAATTCTGGCCGATGGCTGTGTCGTAACAAGGGCTATCTCCCGCCCTTTTGGTTGAACTTTAATCCAAAAGAGCGGGGCTATGTCTATCAGACGGCCCGATTTCCGGCCACCTGAGTATTTGCCTTTTATATCCGCCATTTTGAAATAACACAAACTTCAAGCGCAAAATCCGGGTTTAAAAATGTAAAATATCCGCTATGACACCGGACAAGCAATATGATTTTAACATTTTTAAGCCGGGGCAGGCTTCTTTCGGGGACATCATCGAAAGCTTCAAGTCTTTTCATGAACTGGCCGCCCCGCTGGTTGAAATAAATTCCGCCGGAATCCGTCTTTTCACCATCCCTGTTTACAAGGATCAAAATTATACCCTGCTGCCGGCATTCACCGACGCGCGTCTGCCCAAACCTCCTTTTGCGATAAAGTCTCCGCTGGAACTCCTCAACTTCTATTTTCATTCCCAGAACGCGGATTTTTTCACATTCAACCCGTCAGGCGGCAGTTCCGGCGCCGCGGGGCCTGAAGTTCGCCTTAACCGGCTTCAGCTTTCCCTGATAATAGGCGCGCTTGAAACACTGGCTTATCCCCCGTTGGAACCGTCCGCCGCTGAAACAGGCAAAGGATACAACCCCTCCAATTCCGTTAGGCTGGCTACGCGGTCTTTAGAGCAGATACGGCCGCACAGCGCTTATTACATGGCCTCGTTCGCGGGCGCCGGGCCGCAGGCAAATTTCATAAAAGCGGCCGCGCTCGCGGAACTTGACCTTTACCAGGACGCCTATGATCTGCTGAAGGACGATAGAAGTCCGCGGGCGTTATGCCTGCTGGCCGAAATTTACCGCCGGACCGACAATCCGCGCAAAGCCCGTGAGATACTCCTGTCCATCCCGCAGGGCACCGGCCTGGACCGTAAAAAAAGTCTTGAGACCGCCTGGCTTGATCTGGACGAAGGAAAAACTGCCGAGGCTCAACGCATATTTGGAACTCTCCTGGACGCAGGGGATGAACGGCAGGAAGCGCTTTTCGGCCTGGCGCTTGCGGGCGCCGGCAAGGTAATGAAGACCGAAGACCCCGATGTCCTCCGAGAGGCTGTCGCGGCTTTTGAAGCCGCACTTGAAAGCCATTTAAAAGTAAGTTCCAGAATGTTTTTTTACGCCGGAAACTTTTTTTTACGTTTAGGCCGCTCAGCCCGCGCCGAGATCTGCTACAGAGAATCGTCACGCCTTTTCCCCTCGCCGCAGGCAAGGGCGAATCTGGTTCTGGCCCTGCTTAAAGGGAATGAATTAGAGGAGGCCGCGGCTATCGCCGCTGAACTAGCCCTTACTGAACCGGCCTCGGTCGGACGCCTGGCCGCGCAATTTCCAAAAGATAAAGTCCAGTGGCTTTTTAAAAACGCCTTTCGCTCAATTTTGGAGGCAAAGCCTCCCTCCCCGCCGCCCGCGGCAAAAGGATCTCCGGTCCCCGCCGTGCAAACACCGTACGCGCCGGCGGAGAGCGTCGCCCCGCCGCCCGCTCTGGCGCCAGAGGCCCGCGACAGCTCAGAGCCGCAGCCGTCAGAAATGGGTACTGGCGGCACTCCGACTCAGCCAAACAGCACGGCTGATAAGCTTCCGGCTCAAAAACCGGGCACGCCCGCAGGCGGACAAGCGGACGGCGGCGTCAAAACCGAGGAAGCCACAGTTTCACTTGAAGCCGCCGCACCGAAGATAAGTTCCAGAAGCGTCAATGCATCCGCCTCCAAGCCGGTAAAAAGCGCCCCGCCCGCCGGTGTGCCGCAGCCGCAACCAGGCAGGCAGACCGGCTTGCCGGGAGGAGGCAAGGACGCGTCCGCTGACGCGAAACGCAGCCAGGCAAACGCGCCGGACACAAAACTGGAAACGTTCAAAGGCATATTATCGTCTCACAGCGCCTCCCAAGAGGAAACTAAAAAAGATTCTTTCCTGTCGCGCGCTTTCACGCTCGCCTCGGACCTGGAGGACCAGTTCGGGGAAAAAATCTATTTTAACGCGGACGGTCTTACGCAGATTGAACGGAAACTCCGCCTTACTTTCATTAAGACCAAAGATAATCCGCAGGAGAGATTGAATGCGGTTAAGGATTGCTCCGCTTTTCTTTGCTATGTCCTGCAGGAACGGCTTAAAGGCCGGCTGATAAAATTCCAGGACTTTGACCCGTGGGGCTGGCCTATGATCTTTGAGCAGCCCTCAAGGAAGATTACAAGTTATCCTGTAGAACGCGTGTGGAAACTGCTCTGGCAGGACGACCTGCCTGAACCCGGCTGGCTGATAAAATATCTGCACTATATGGAAGAAGAGCTGAACTCCGCTCCGGGCGCAAAGCTGCAGGGAGTGGTCGCGGTACGCTCCAGGGTTATGAGCCATCCGGAAAAAATAACCGAAGCCCAAACCGAGCATAAACGCATTCTTATTTTAGCCTCATCCCTGGGCGAAACCAGCTATATAGAAACAGGGCGCACCGGCCTGATAAAACTGGAGCAAATCTTAAAAAATAGTTTTCACCCCAATGTCCCGCCCACCGCCGACGGCTGGAAACTTCTGCGCTGCTACGGTCATATTCTGGCGGGAACCCTGACGAAAGACTTTAAGGCTTCCTGGTACAACGTGGAAGGCAACGACGGTTTATGGTCCATGCAAACGCCCTGGAAAACATTTATTTTCCCGATCGGAAAAATTTACAAGGCGACCTCCGCAAGAGAAAGCCTGCTGGAATATTACGACCACCTTAGCGAGGAAAAACTGAAATATATGGGGTAAAGGCCCGGATTCCCAGCCGCTTTACCGTCTTGATTACTAAATTACTCCCTCTCTCTGGGCCTTTTGTCCCTTGACTTTACAGGCTCTTTCGGTCAATAATATTATAACGCGCGTAAGACTTAAGGAGCCATCATGCTTAAACTCGCCGCTTTGCTGACAGCTTTATCCGGATTTGTGCCCCCGCTATCGGCCGCCTTACCATCCATGTCCTTACCGGACGGCCTGCCTGATTTTAAACTTAACTCGCTGAACGCGGCGCAGATTTCATCTTCACCCGCTGTATCCTCATACGATCCTCAGGCCGGAAAAGCAAAAACGGAAAATATCAAAGACTGGACCATCATGGTATTCATGAACGGCAAAAGCAACATAGAGCCCTTCGCGCTGGGCGACTTTAACCGCTTTGAAACCGTGGGCTCAAGCGATAAGGTCAACATTGTTGTGGAACTCGGCCGCTCAAAAGGCCTGGAGAACGACACACAGGCCGACGGCGACTGGGACGGCGTAAGAAGATATCTGGTGGTCAAGGACGCCGACAAGGACCACATAACCTCGCCCGTGCTTATGGACCTGGGCAGGGCTGACATGGGCGATTACAAGGAAGTGGTTTCTTTCGTTAAATGGGCCAGGGGAAATTACAGTTCGAAACGCTATATGCTCATCATATGGGACCACGGCTGGGGCTGGCTGGACCCCAAAAATTTCGGCGCGAACCACGTGGACGACGCGAGCACGCCATCCAAATCCATTTCCCACGATTTTGTCACCGGCAACTATATAAAGACTACGGACCTGGGAAAGATATTCAAGGAAGCGG
This is a stretch of genomic DNA from Elusimicrobiota bacterium. It encodes these proteins:
- a CDS encoding XTP/dITP diphosphatase, with protein sequence MKIVLATRNPNKSGEILQIFGKSDFEFKTLADFAGAPEVDEDGSTLEENALKKARSAAGFTGLPALADDTGLEVDALGGAPGVFSARYAGPGCSYEENNKKLLEALSGLPAAKRSARFRCVVALVYPDGKSLMAQGQLEGFITRRARGKDGFGYDPVFEVNALGKTLAELAPEEKNSISHRAAALRAMINLLKNR